CAGTGGAACTAAGATAAATAAACAACAAATAGTAGCAATAACTCCTTTCAAGAAGGGAACCCACCATGTTAAAAGAATCATCACCCGAATTTCATCAGGCATCTACGCGTGCCGCCGGTGAAGGAAACGTTACTTCTCACGAAACACTTGCTAGCCCTGAAGCAATCAGTGCAGCAAAAGCGGAGGTTCTTGCACTTAAAGAGCAAATTGATAACTTTCAGCTTCAGCTTGATTTCTTGCAAACTGAGCTTAACAGAGTGACGCCAAAAGAGAATATATTTGCCGATATAGACCCTTCAACAGTAGCGGCTGAAGCAGCAAGAGATTTCTCTCATTATAAAAATGTTGCAGATATTACTGGATATTATAACAATGACCCATCACTTATTGCGAGCGAAGATGTACAAAAGGCGCTTGCAGATATGACGAGCGAGCTCGATAGTCCATTACTGGGTGTGCAGGATACTCTTCCTGATTCTCAAGAAGTTAATGAATCACAGAGTACATCTGAAGTTTTAGACCAAGCTGATTCTCACAAGTCTTCAAAAGGGATTAATAACGAAGCAGCTGTTTTGTACGCACACGCAAATCAACATGCTATTCTCGTTGAAGAGCTGAAAAATCTTGCTCTTACTGACGATCGCCGAAAATCTCTTGAAGCGCAAAGAAAAGAGGTTGAACGTGAATTTTATAAGGCAAGCCGGGAGTATAAATTACAACCTGGAGCTGATATAGAGGCTGATAATGTCGCCTGGGCGCACTTTAAGGGCGAAGCAGCTTCACCCGAGGAAGTGATTAAAAGCACCGAAGCTACGTCTGCTGATAGCATTGATTCTCAAGGGAATGAGGACCGTAAAACGAGCGCAGCCGAACTTATCGATGATGATACCCCAGAACCCTCCGAGTCTCACCCAGACATTGCTCCTATTGATGAAGATGAACTTATTAAGAGCATTACTGAAAATGCACAAGCGCATTTTATTGATGATTTACTTGATAATATTACCGAAGTGCGTGACCAATTACGAACATCCCAAACCCCCGAGTTGATTAAAGAGCTTGCTGAGCTTGAGAAAGACTATAACGACAAACTAAGTACTTATGGCAAGCTTTCTAGCGAAGAAGGTTATGATGGGCAAGTTCTGCAGTATTTTAATGATCGTTACAAAAATATTCCAGCTGTTGACATTCAGGATACTCCTAAGTCACCTGATGCAAAATCGGATGCTCTGGTTGAAGAAGAGAAACTTAAAGCTCAAACTGCTGTTGATGACTTGAATAAGCTCGTCGACATTATAAGTGATTTGGATTTGAAACGTCATCAAGAAGAAGATAGCCTTGAAAAGGCCAAGCTTCAAGAGCGATTCGATAAAGCTGTTGCAGGCTACGACAATATTATGACTGAATACTACAGTTCTGATTACTACGATGAAGATGAGGCTGCTAAAATCGCTCAGCACCTTAACGACGCGCTGAGTCCTACGCAAGTCGCCACACCTTCAAATAACGAACCACAGCCAGCTTCTACTGCACCAGGAGCTAAGCAACTTCTTGAAACTCTTAAAAAGGCATATGTCCAAAAATCACCTAAAGAATGGGCTAAGGAAGGTACGATAAACGATAACGAAGAACAATACGATTTCTTTGACTGGACAGATGAGTTTGTAGAACAGCCAATTGTTGAAACCATCCAGCTTGCAAAGAATTTACGCTCTAAATTTAGTGCGGCTAGAGAAGCTTTCCGTTCGAAAGAATCTCGTAAAGAATCTCGAAAAGAATCTGCTCGTGCCCGAGCAATGGGTGCTGCTTCTACCTTAGGTACAAGCGTATGGAACAATCTTTTATGGCAAACAGGCAAAAACGGTACGAAGACCCTAAAAGAGCAAGAACGAGCACGCCAAGCTGCTGAAGCCGAAGCTAAGGCTAACTCTTAATCTTACAGGGCGCATCGTACCCCAGGATATGCTAAAATTAATCTAGAAGAACCGATAATACGCGAGAAGGGTAAGACAATCAAATGTTTAAATTGGATGATGAATTTCTAAAAGATCTTGGCCTCGACCAGATGCCAGAAGATCAAAAAAAGGCATTTTTAGAACATATTTACAGCCAGCTAGAATTGCGGGTTGGAACTAAATTATCAGAAGGCTTGACCGACGCTCAACTGGGCGAATTTGAATCATTTGTTGATCGCGACGAAGAAAAAGTTCGCGCATGGGTTGCTGCTAATACACCTGACTACCTAAATGATCCAACATACCAACAGCTCAGCTCTGCGGCACCTGAAGGCACAACGGAGATCATTATGCTTTCTGAGTACGCATCACTGAAATGGCTAGGTATGAATCGTCCTGATTACCGCGATGTCGTAAAATCAGTTTTAGATGAACTAAAGCAAGAAATTATGGCAAGCCGCGATGCGATTTTAGGCAACAATCAAGCGGGATAGCCACGAAGAAATGCCTCGCCGGTCATACGACGTCCACTTGGAGCGACCAGCTCATCAATTGAAAGAAAAGCACCGTCCTGACACTCAATGTCGAGCGGTGTTTTTTGTTGGCCTGATACATGTGATTTCGTGACGATAATATCAAGATCATTAACTTTTAGTTTGCTTTTAGGAAAGACAAGGTATGCGCGGACTCGGCGTTCAGCCCTGGCTGCGCTTAATTTTTTCAGATCAATCCATGCGTCATCTTTGGTGAGTAATGCACAATACGTTGCTGCCTCTTCTTGTTGTGTTTCTGGTTGCAGTGATTCATCTAAAATACGAGGGAGTGTTTCGAGTAAAAGGTCTGAACCAACCACCGCTAGGGCTCGATACAGATTAATTTGAGTTTCGGTACCTTTTAACGGGTATCGTTTTGCGGCATAGACAGGACCGGCGTCCATTTTGGCACTGAGCTGCATAATGGATACGCCAGTTGTTTCGTCGCCATTTTTTATAGCCGATTCGATAGGTGTCGGGCCGCGATATTTTGGCAAAAGTGATGGGTGAACGTTGATAATACCTGGTGTGAATAAATCGATGATGCTTTGAGGGATAATTTTGCCGTAGCTAACAAGAACGCCGGCAGGATTGCCAAGAGTCTTGATATCCGATGCGATATCAGCGAGCTTTTCAGGCTGCCAAACCGGAATATTATGCCTAGTAGCAAGGACTTTAACCGGAGGAGCTGTCAGCTGCTGACCACGACCTTTTTTACTGTCAGGTTTAGTAACGACAGCGCCAATAGTATAGCCAGCTTCGATTAAAGCTGTTAAAACGGTGAGGCTAAAATCCTCAGTCCCAAAGAATACGATTGTTTTTGATGTGTTCATCATAGCTAAGTGGTTGAAGTTCGCCTTTCTCGTCGAGGGTGTAAAATGCATCTGTTTTATCGCGAATATGATCGATAAAAAGGACACCGTTTGTGTGGTCAATTTCGTGCTGGATGACGCGGGCCAGGAAGCCTTCGGCTTTGAATCGAACTTCGTTGCCGTCTACGTCCATTGCACGAACACGGATTTTAGAGCTGCGCGGGACTTTACCATAGATATTACTGACACTGAGGCAACCTTCGTAGTCGTAAATTTTTTCGCCTTCGTGCTTGACGATCTCGGGATTAATAAGAGCAGTAAAGTTGCGGGCGCTTTTGTCGTCAAAATCACTTCGGACAATCACAACTCGTTCCATTATATCTACCTGAACAGCAGCAAGGGCTGCGCTGATTTCGTGAGGGCGAGAATCTTCCCAGTCTAGGGATGCATCTGTCATGTCTTGTACTAATTTGACGACGTCGTCGGTAATGACGTGCACTTTACTGGATTTTTCATGGAGGTGCGGGTTTGGCAGAGCAATGATATCTTCTTTTTTCATTCCTTTAAGTATAACAGATGAAATGAAGCTTTTTATAGTAGGCTAATTGGATCTAGTTCAGTTTGCCAGTGTGTAGGCGGAACAAGTTTCAAAAGATCGATGAGTGCCGAGCGTTTTTGCGATTTAACAACCAATTGCCACCGGTAAGTGTCGCGGGTTCGTTCGTAGAAGGCGGGGGTTGGTCCAAGTATTTGTACTTGTGAGCCCATTTTTGTCTTTAGCTCATTAGCGAGTTTTTTTGCATTTTTTATAGCGGCGGCTTCTGTTTTATAAACGCATGTCAGTTTTAAAAGGTAAGTAAAAGGCGGGAAGTGACCACGTTGTCTGGTGATGAGCGTTGTTTTATAAAAATGTTCATAATCTTGGGCAAGGCCGTCAATGACGGCAGGGTGTCCGGGCTGATAGCTTTGAACAACAACGTTTGTCGGATGATGCGATCGTCCGACGCGTCCAATAACCTGGGCGAGTAGTTGAAAGGTTCTTTCCTCGGCTCCATAGTCGGGCAGGCTAAGGCCAGAGTCGGCCTGAATAACGCCGACCGTTCGAAGCTTGGGTAAGTCGAGTCCTTTTGCGATGACCTGTGTACCAATGATTAAATCTATTGCGCCGCTATATAAGTCTTTGTACCGTTCCTCGACCGATTCGCCGGTTTCGCTATCGCCATCAAATCGAACAATTATTTTGTTCGGAAATAATTTTTTAAGTTCGGATTCTATTAACTTGGTACCAATACCTTTATGAATAATATCGGCGGAATGACACTCAGGACAACTCGTCGGGACTTTATCTGACGATCCACATATATGACATAGGAGCTGATGTTTATCGGCATGCAGCGTGTAGGGCACAAAACACCGTGGGCAGATAGCTGACCAGCCACAGTTTTCACACAACGTCGAGGAGGCGCTACCTCGACGGTTATGGAAAATAAGTGCTTGATTACCACTTTCGAAAGTCGTCGTAAGTTCGGTAATGAGTTTGTCGGATAAAAAGCGATGATGTTTAAACCCAGTACGTTTTGTCATGTCGATCAGAGTAATAGTAGGAGGAACACTACCGTCTTTGGCTCGTTTTGTCATATGAATAATTGGACGATTGGATTGCTGGGCGATGTAGTAATCAGAAACGGCCGGTGTAGCACTTCCAAGGATAACTTTAGCTTTGTGTTCATGCGCGAGGATGCTTGCGGCTCGAAGGGCAGAATAACGAGGAGATTGTTCTTGTTTAAAACTTGGTTCGTGGGCTTCGTCTATGACGATAAGTCCGATATTCGATAAGGGCATAAAAAGGGCAGAGCGAGGACCCACCACAACACGGGGTACTTTACTATTCAAAGCTTCTCTCCAGGCAAGATCACGCTCTGCTTCGGTCTGACGAGAGTGGGTGAGAATGATATCTTTAAAGTGATGCGAGAATTCATCAACCAGTTGTGAAGTCAGCGCGATTTCTGGGACAAGAATAATGACCGACTGGCCACGATCAAGAACGCGTTTGGCAGTTTCAATATAGACATGAGTCTTCCCGGAACCTGTGACACCGTGAAGTAGCGCAGTGCCGGGCGTCATCTGTTCTATCGCGTCGATAGCTTCTTTTTGCTCCGCAGTGAACACAATATTTGTTCGATCTCGTAAACTTTCTTTTGTAATAATTTGACGTGCCCGACGTGTTTTTTGTAGGCCGCGAGGAAGTAGTGTTTGTAAAACGGTCGCAAGATGCGAAGTGTAATAGTTACTGAGCCATTTAGCTAGTTCAAGAATAGGGAGAGGTAGCGGCTGTCCTTCGATTATTGAAGTTATCTCTTTGGTTGTATAGCTTGGTTTTGCAACTTCGGAAAAGATTACGCCAACGAGTTGTTTTTTACCTACCTCTATAATGACCAATTGTCCAATGGGGAGGGGTGTTTTTGAAGCATAGGTAAAAGACATGCTTTCAGTGCGCACGATTTGATTTGGCGCCACCTCGTAGTAGTACATACGTCTTATTATACTTCGTTAATGAATCCTAACTCGGAAAAGGGCAAATTATCCTTTTTGCTCGTCACGTCAGCATTATACTGATAAACTAAACGTATGTATTTTGAAAGTCGTGCCCAAGCGGGTCAGATTTTGGCGGAGCGGCTTGTTCCGACATATCGATATGAAAACTGTGTTGTAGTTGCACTTAGCGACGGTGCGGTTCAAGTGGGCGAACAGATTGCCGAAGCGCTTCACTGCGTACTGACAATGCTTCTGATTGAAGATATTCCTGTCCCTGGTGAGAGTGTGAGCTTTGGCGGTGTTTCACAGAGCGGCGGATTTACGTATAACGGCATGTTCAGCGCTGGTGAGGTTGAAGAATACGCGAGTGAGTTCCACGGTTACCTAGAAGAGCAAAAGCGTGAGGCGTTTCAAAAAATTAATAGGCTGCTTGGTGACGGCGGTATTATTGATCATGACATGCTTAGAGACCATGTGGTTATCTTAGTTGCAGATGGTTTAGACAATGGGGCGTCACTTGACGTTGCTGTGGATTTTTTAAAGCCAATTCGGATCCAGAAACTTGTTGTTGCTACACCTGTAGCGACTGTACCAGCCGTAGACAAACTGCACATAATTGCAGATGAATTACACGTACTTGATGTGAAGGAAAACTTCATGGGAACAGACCATTATTACGAGCAGAATGACATCCCGTCACACGAAGATACGATCGCTAAAATCAACCAAATTGTACTGAATTGGCGTTAACAAGGCTTGCCAAACCATGCACAAAAAGTGTAGAATAAAAAGCAACGGATGAGCCAGACTGAAGTTAAATAAGGGAAATAATGTTAGACGTTTTTATTACATCTCGAGTGCGCCGAAAAATAGTGGTTGTATATGCCAAATATCCTGATTTTCACACGCATGTTCGAGGACTTGCAAAGTTAATCAAAGAAGATCCAGGCAATATTCAACGCGAACTAAAACGACTTGAAAAGGTTGGATTTTTAACCAGTGAAAAGCAGGGAAATACCAAGATTTATTCTACGAATAAACAGTTCCCGATCTTTAAAGAACTACAGAGCATCGTCATTAAATCTCAGCAACATGCTGGTCGACCCAAGCGCCAATCTGCCGATATTTAATGGATATATTTGAAGAAATTTTAAAAGCACGCGTACCTGACAAACAGGCGCGTGATCTTTTTTTGTCGCCTGATTACAACACAAAACATGATCCGTTTTTACTGCCGGATATGCAAGCGGCGGTCGATAGATTAGTTGCCGCTTTTGAAAAGCAAGAACACATAACTATTTATGGCGATTATGATATCGATGGTCTGACAGCAACAACGGTTCTACTTGATGCGTTTAAGAGCTTTGGATTTAAACATGTCGAGGCATTTATCCCAAATCGCTTTGTCGAAGGTTATGGACTGACGGTGGATGCGGTGGAGAAAATCGCAGCGACAGGAGCGAATCTCATTGTTACTGTTGATTGCGGTAGTTTAAGCCACAAAGAAATTACACGGGCGAACGAGCTGGGTGTTGATGTGATCGTTACTGATCACCATAATGTTGCCAATACGCCACCGCCAGCAGTTGCGACGATTAATCCAAAACGTACCGACCACTCGTATCCATTTATTGATTTAGCGGGAGTGGGCGTTGCGTTTAAGCTAGTTCAGGCGCTACAGACGAGACTGGAAGGACTACCCGTTGGACAGGAAAAATGGCTGCTTGATTTGGTGGCGCTTGGAACTGTCTGTGACGTTGTGACGCTTGTTGATGAAAACCGTACCAATGTTTATTGGGGTTTGAAAGTTTTGGCGCAGACACGCCGGCCGGGATTAAAAGCATTAATGGCAGTTGCAAAAGTTGAACCGAACAAAGTTAATGCACGAAGCCTTGGATTTGGTCTTGGACCGCGTATGAACGCGGCGGGACGGCTAGAGACCGCTAGGCATGCGCTTGAAATGTTACAGGCAAGCGATAAGATAGAAGCATTTGAAAAAGCGCAGCAACTTGACGCACTGAATATTGCCAGGCGAAGTGACCAAGATGCGATTTTTAAAGCGGCAATTATCCAGGCGGAAACATTCAAAAACGACCCGGTTTTGGTTGTGAGTCACCCGGACTGGAATCATGGCATTATTGGCATTGTTGCGGCAAAACTTTTAGAAAAATATAAAAAACCAGCCTATGTTTTACAGGAAATGGGCGACGAGAGTAAAGGTTCGGCTCGCAGCTACGGTGATTTTAGCGCCGCCGATGCGATTAGGGCGTCCGATGACATTATCACCAAAGGCGGCGGCCATAAATTAGCGGCCGGCGTAACGATGCCAACCGAAAACATTGCCGCTTTTCGAAAGCGGGTGAATGAATTCTATAAATCACAAAAATTACGCGATCAGCCAAGCCTGCTACTGCCGAAAGCGGATGTTGCAATAGATGATTTTACCTTTGTTCATGAAGATCTGCTAACCCAGCTAGAACTTTTAGAGCCGTTTGGAAACGGTAACCCCGAACCTGTTTTAAAAGCTGAAAATGTTGTCGTGACGCGCCAACGTCGAATGGGTGCGGATGCCCAACATGTTAAATTGGATCTTCGCGATAGTAAAGGAAAAACAATGCAATTTCTGGCATTTAGTGCTCCCGCACATTTTTTTGTCGAACCGGGTGAACAAGTAACAGTTTGGTTTCAGCCGACCATTAATGAATGGCAGGGACGACGTAGCGTGGAAGGGCGACTTTTGCATCTTGAAGATGCAGCTCTATAGCTGTTGCATCTAAACTGCTTCTCTGTTACAATACTCCCATATGGTACAAGTAACACGTAAAGATGAACGCGAAGCGAACGAAAATATTATTCGTCGTTTCAACCGTAAGGTTTTGCAGAGCGGTGTTTTAGCTGAAGCAAAGGCAACAATGCGATTCAGCAAACCTCTAAGCAAGACTGAACGTCGTGCAAAAGCGATTATCCGCAAGGAACGCAAAAGCGAAAAATTAGCCAAAGCCCGTTTGGGGATTCGTTAATTCATGGCGCTAAAGCAGCGCATTCAAGACGATCTTAAAGCCGCTCTTTTGGGCGGCGATCGTTTTGCCGCGGAAACGTTGCGGGGTCTAAAGGCCGCAATTTTGAACGAAGAAGTCGCTAAAAGCAAGCGCGACGAAGGCTTAGAAGACGCCGAGATTGAACAAATTGTTGCAAAAGAGGTCAAAAAGCGCAACGAAAGCGCAACACTCTATGAACAAAATGATCGGGCTGAATCGGCTGCCGATGAACGCCGCGAGGCTGAAATTTTGAGTATCTACCTTCCTACGCAACTTGGCGAAGAAGAAGTTAAAGCTATTATTGAAGCAGCAATCAAACAACTTGGTGCTAACGGCATGAGCGACATGGGTAAAGTTATTGGCGTCGTGAAGTCAAAAGTTGGCAATACCGCCGATGGTGCGACCGTCGCGAAACTTGTTAAAGAACAACTAACACAGTAGAGGAAAAGACAGGGTGATTTTATTTTTTGGTCCGACCGGTGCCGGTAAAAGTGTGCAAGGCCAGATGCTGGCTGTCCGTCAGGGATGGAAGTGGCTTTCGACAGGCGAGATGCTGCGTACGAGCAAAGATCCAGAAGTAATCAAGGTATTGAAGTCCGGTGAATTAGTGAGCGACGAACTTACCTATGAAGTATTCGACGAAGCGATTCGCGGTGCGAAAGCGAAAAACTACGAAAAGATTATTGTTGATGGATTCCCGCGTACCAAAGCGCAAGCCGAGTGGCTTGCTGATTATATGGAAGAGAACGGCGAGAAGATTGACCTGGTTGTCGCGCTTGAAGTGCCAGAAGGGGAGCTTATGAAGCGCCTTGAGAAGCGTGGCCGCATGGAAGATACACCCGAGACGATTGCAAGGCGTATGAATATTTATCGGCAGAAGATGTATCCAGTGCTTGGAAGTTTCGCCGAGGACGGCGTGAAGATCGTCCATCTTGACGGTACGGGCACCGCGGGTGAAGTACATGATCGGATTTACGCAGAAGTAAATAGCGATGCAACCGTCAAAGTCTAACGAGCAGATTCAGGCGATGCGTGAAGGCGGCAAGATTCTTGCTACCATTTACGCTGATCTAAAGGCGCATGTTAGCGCGGGTATGAGCGGGCTAGAAATTGACGCTTGGGTGGCTGAACGGATCAAAAAACACGGTGCGATTGCGACGTACAAAACAAGCGAAGTTAATTTCCCTGGGGTGATCTGTATTAGCATCAACGACGAGATCGTTCACGGGGTGCCATCGGACTACGTTCTTGAAAAGGGCGATATTGTTAGTTTCGACCTGGTCATTACGTATAAAGATATGAAAACGGATGCGGCCTTTACGATGGTTGTCGATGAAACCCCTACGGGTGTTAAAAAGCATCTATTGAACGCAACCGAGCGAAGCTTATATGCCGCGGTTGATGCGATCAAAGGGCCTGTTCATACGGGTGACATTAGTGCTGCCGTAGAAAAAGTTTTAAAGGACGGAAAACTTGGTATTATTCGTGACCTTGTTGGTCATGGCGTAGGGTTTGAAATGCATATGCCGCCAGAAATTCCGAACTACGGACAAAAAGGCAAGGGGGTACTTTTGAGACCGGGAGATACAATCGCTATCGAACCTATGGCTACACTTGGTAAAGAGCGCATTAAAACCGATGCTGATGGATGGACAATCCGAACGGCCGATGGAAGCCTTTCGGCTCATTTTGAACACACCGTGCTCATCACCCAAGCAGGTGCTGAGATATTGACAATACTATAGAAGGAGATGACCTACTATTATGAGCACAACTGAGAGTCACCGATGCGTATGCTTGATTGCAGAGATAGCGAGGCCCTATGCTACCCCTAGATATTAACAATGTCGTAAGTGATCATCCTAGGTTGCAGAACGAATTATTCGATAAATTTCCAGTTATCGGCGCAGATTATCTGCAAGCGGCGGCCGAGCAATTGAAAACTGCTTCAACTGCATAGCCTACTAGGCTGAAAGGTATCTCTATCTGCCTAGCTCTTCTCGGTAACTTCATTGACTAATTTTTCTAATTCCCGTGGGTTTTCGCCAAGCCAGACAGCGAGTGCATGTGACGCATCGTAGTGTCTATATGTCAGATGTTTTGCTGTAGCTTGTAGCGTTGTGATAACTTCTTTGGGGATTACTTCGTCTCTATCTCCGTATGCGATAAATGTCTTTCCGCTAAACTTGGCTAAATTTGTAATAGCGGTACTATTTTTCCAACTGCTATCTGTCCGAATAAGTGTCCTAAACCCGTCGTCTTTAAATTGGATATTCGCTGCATCTTTTGTGTAGATAGCTGGACAGCCTAATAAGATTGTTTTTACACGTCTAGGAAATAGTGGCAATAAATCACATACTGTCTGGCCGCTCATACTAAAGCCTACAAGAATAAAATCACTATTTTTCGGAAGGAGTTTTTCTATAACCTGAAGCGCCTGTTCTTGGCGGTTATTCAACGAAGAATCTTTCAGCTCGCCAGAACTTTCACCGTGGCCTGTAAAATCAAATAAAACGACACCGTAATCGTGTTTGAGAATTTCCTCAGCAAAAGGGTAGTAGCGGGCTCGGTTGGATGCTCCGGCGCCGTGTAATATAACGACATTTTGTTTTTTAATAGCGTATTCACAAGCTATTTCCTGGTTGCCAATTTTTAAGCTTCGTTTAGTTAATTGCATGTGATATTTTTTCTTCCTTTTGTAGTAGTTGTTGAACGCGTCTGCCGATTGCGTCTGATGGTTCGATAACTTTCGCTCGGCCGTCTGCTATTTCAAGAATTAATTCTTTGATCCAGTGGTAGTGGGTGCATCCTAATACGATTACGTCCGCACCACGTAAACACATATCTTCAATGACGCGTTTTATCTCTTCGTGGTTAACTGCATTATTTTCGATCATATAGGCCCAGGTACTACAATCTGGTTCTAGAATCGTAAGGTGGAATCCGTATTTGGCAATTAAATTATGATAACGCTCACTAGCCAAAGTTGCGGCGGTGGCACAGACGGCAATAGTGTCGTTTTTTGTAACACTTGCCGCTGTTTTAATCATAGGTTCTACGCCAATGAATTTTTGATCTGGGTATTTTGTTCGGAGTGATTCGATCGCAAGTGCGGTTGCCGTATTGCAGGCAAGAATAATAACATCGCAAGATGCTTCTAGGAGTGGCTGGATCGCGTTACCGGTTAACGAAATAACTTGATCTGGTGTT
The Candidatus Saccharimonadales bacterium genome window above contains:
- a CDS encoding DUF5663 domain-containing protein, with protein sequence MFKLDDEFLKDLGLDQMPEDQKKAFLEHIYSQLELRVGTKLSEGLTDAQLGEFESFVDRDEEKVRAWVAANTPDYLNDPTYQQLSSAAPEGTTEIIMLSEYASLKWLGMNRPDYRDVVKSVLDELKQEIMASRDAILGNNQAG
- the fmt gene encoding methionyl-tRNA formyltransferase, with the protein product MMNTSKTIVFFGTEDFSLTVLTALIEAGYTIGAVVTKPDSKKGRGQQLTAPPVKVLATRHNIPVWQPEKLADIASDIKTLGNPAGVLVSYGKIIPQSIIDLFTPGIINVHPSLLPKYRGPTPIESAIKNGDETTGVSIMQLSAKMDAGPVYAAKRYPLKGTETQINLYRALAVVGSDLLLETLPRILDESLQPETQQEEAATYCALLTKDDAWIDLKKLSAARAERRVRAYLVFPKSKLKVNDLDIIVTKSHVSGQQKTPLDIECQDGAFLSIDELVAPSGRRMTGEAFLRGYPA
- the def gene encoding peptide deformylase yields the protein MKKEDIIALPNPHLHEKSSKVHVITDDVVKLVQDMTDASLDWEDSRPHEISAALAAVQVDIMERVVIVRSDFDDKSARNFTALINPEIVKHEGEKIYDYEGCLSVSNIYGKVPRSSKIRVRAMDVDGNEVRFKAEGFLARVIQHEIDHTNGVLFIDHIRDKTDAFYTLDEKGELQPLSYDEHIKNNRILWD
- the priA gene encoding primosomal protein N', with translation MYYYEVAPNQIVRTESMSFTYASKTPLPIGQLVIIEVGKKQLVGVIFSEVAKPSYTTKEITSIIEGQPLPLPILELAKWLSNYYTSHLATVLQTLLPRGLQKTRRARQIITKESLRDRTNIVFTAEQKEAIDAIEQMTPGTALLHGVTGSGKTHVYIETAKRVLDRGQSVIILVPEIALTSQLVDEFSHHFKDIILTHSRQTEAERDLAWREALNSKVPRVVVGPRSALFMPLSNIGLIVIDEAHEPSFKQEQSPRYSALRAASILAHEHKAKVILGSATPAVSDYYIAQQSNRPIIHMTKRAKDGSVPPTITLIDMTKRTGFKHHRFLSDKLITELTTTFESGNQALIFHNRRGSASSTLCENCGWSAICPRCFVPYTLHADKHQLLCHICGSSDKVPTSCPECHSADIIHKGIGTKLIESELKKLFPNKIIVRFDGDSETGESVEERYKDLYSGAIDLIIGTQVIAKGLDLPKLRTVGVIQADSGLSLPDYGAEERTFQLLAQVIGRVGRSHHPTNVVVQSYQPGHPAVIDGLAQDYEHFYKTTLITRQRGHFPPFTYLLKLTCVYKTEAAAIKNAKKLANELKTKMGSQVQILGPTPAFYERTRDTYRWQLVVKSQKRSALIDLLKLVPPTHWQTELDPISLL
- a CDS encoding winged helix-turn-helix domain-containing protein produces the protein MLDVFITSRVRRKIVVVYAKYPDFHTHVRGLAKLIKEDPGNIQRELKRLEKVGFLTSEKQGNTKIYSTNKQFPIFKELQSIVIKSQQHAGRPKRQSADI
- the recJ gene encoding single-stranded-DNA-specific exonuclease RecJ, whose product is MDIFEEILKARVPDKQARDLFLSPDYNTKHDPFLLPDMQAAVDRLVAAFEKQEHITIYGDYDIDGLTATTVLLDAFKSFGFKHVEAFIPNRFVEGYGLTVDAVEKIAATGANLIVTVDCGSLSHKEITRANELGVDVIVTDHHNVANTPPPAVATINPKRTDHSYPFIDLAGVGVAFKLVQALQTRLEGLPVGQEKWLLDLVALGTVCDVVTLVDENRTNVYWGLKVLAQTRRPGLKALMAVAKVEPNKVNARSLGFGLGPRMNAAGRLETARHALEMLQASDKIEAFEKAQQLDALNIARRSDQDAIFKAAIIQAETFKNDPVLVVSHPDWNHGIIGIVAAKLLEKYKKPAYVLQEMGDESKGSARSYGDFSAADAIRASDDIITKGGGHKLAAGVTMPTENIAAFRKRVNEFYKSQKLRDQPSLLLPKADVAIDDFTFVHEDLLTQLELLEPFGNGNPEPVLKAENVVVTRQRRMGADAQHVKLDLRDSKGKTMQFLAFSAPAHFFVEPGEQVTVWFQPTINEWQGRRSVEGRLLHLEDAAL
- a CDS encoding 30S ribosomal protein S21, producing the protein MVQVTRKDEREANENIIRRFNRKVLQSGVLAEAKATMRFSKPLSKTERRAKAIIRKERKSEKLAKARLGIR
- a CDS encoding GatB/YqeY domain-containing protein encodes the protein MALKQRIQDDLKAALLGGDRFAAETLRGLKAAILNEEVAKSKRDEGLEDAEIEQIVAKEVKKRNESATLYEQNDRAESAADERREAEILSIYLPTQLGEEEVKAIIEAAIKQLGANGMSDMGKVIGVVKSKVGNTADGATVAKLVKEQLTQ
- a CDS encoding nucleoside monophosphate kinase translates to MILFFGPTGAGKSVQGQMLAVRQGWKWLSTGEMLRTSKDPEVIKVLKSGELVSDELTYEVFDEAIRGAKAKNYEKIIVDGFPRTKAQAEWLADYMEENGEKIDLVVALEVPEGELMKRLEKRGRMEDTPETIARRMNIYRQKMYPVLGSFAEDGVKIVHLDGTGTAGEVHDRIYAEVNSDATVKV
- the map gene encoding type I methionyl aminopeptidase; this translates as MQPSKSNEQIQAMREGGKILATIYADLKAHVSAGMSGLEIDAWVAERIKKHGAIATYKTSEVNFPGVICISINDEIVHGVPSDYVLEKGDIVSFDLVITYKDMKTDAAFTMVVDETPTGVKKHLLNATERSLYAAVDAIKGPVHTGDISAAVEKVLKDGKLGIIRDLVGHGVGFEMHMPPEIPNYGQKGKGVLLRPGDTIAIEPMATLGKERIKTDADGWTIRTADGSLSAHFEHTVLITQAGAEILTIL
- a CDS encoding alpha/beta hydrolase family protein; protein product: MQLTKRSLKIGNQEIACEYAIKKQNVVILHGAGASNRARYYPFAEEILKHDYGVVLFDFTGHGESSGELKDSSLNNRQEQALQVIEKLLPKNSDFILVGFSMSGQTVCDLLPLFPRRVKTILLGCPAIYTKDAANIQFKDDGFRTLIRTDSSWKNSTAITNLAKFSGKTFIAYGDRDEVIPKEVITTLQATAKHLTYRHYDASHALAVWLGENPRELEKLVNEVTEKS
- the murI gene encoding glutamate racemase, coding for MELGVFDSGIGGEAVAASLRITFPDAQITVVNDRKNVPYGDKTPDQVISLTGNAIQPLLEASCDVIILACNTATALAIESLRTKYPDQKFIGVEPMIKTAASVTKNDTIAVCATAATLASERYHNLIAKYGFHLTILEPDCSTWAYMIENNAVNHEEIKRVIEDMCLRGADVIVLGCTHYHWIKELILEIADGRAKVIEPSDAIGRRVQQLLQKEEKISHAIN